A segment of the Candidatus Cloacimonadota bacterium genome:
ATACTATTTGATAATCATTCCTATCTGCAGATTTAACTTTCGCCAATAGTGAATCATCAATAGGTGAATAAACTTCTATGATTTCACCATGTGTGTCTAACCATTCTCCATTAAATGCACCGGAATTCACTTCTTCTATTCCAAGTCTTTTTAAAGTATCCAACATATTTATACTCCTTTTTCCGCCAGTAGGCGGATTATTATTTTTCTTCCATATAGGGATATTTATAATCTTCGGGGGGATTAAATGTCTCTTTAATTGTTCTCGGGGATACCCATCTAAGCAAATTGACCATATCACCGGCTTTATCATTTGTTCCGGATGCACGAGCGCCACCAAATGGTTGTTGCCCTACAACTGCACCAGTAGGTTTGTCATTAATATAGAAATTACCGGCGGCATTTTGCAAAATTTCTTTTGCCAATAATACAGCATCACGATCATTTGCAAAAATTGCACCGGTTAAAGCATAGGGTGAGGTTTCATCACAAAGATGAAGATTTTCTTCATATTCGTTTTCTTTATAAACATAAATTGTCATCACGGGACCGAAAATTTCTTCTTGAATTGTTTTAAACTTCGGGTTTGTAGTCAAGATAATAGTGGGTTCAATAAAATATCCTTTGGAATCATCATAATTTCCACCCGCTAAAATTTCCGCATCATCTGCATCTTTTGCAAAATTAATATATTCGGTAATCGAGTCGAATGCTGCTTGGTCTATAACTGCGTTTACAAAGTTTGTAAAGTCTTCGACAGTTCCCATTTTCAGTTCTTTCGTGGTAGAAATAAGGTCTTCTTTCAAAGCTTTCCAGAAATTTTCCGGAATATAAGCACGGGAAGCCGCAGAACATTTTTGCCCTTGATATTCAAAAGCAGCTCTGATGATTGCGGTTTTCACCTGCTGAACATTTGCTGATTTGTGAACAAAGATAAAATCCTTACCACCAGTTTCACCCACAATGCGAGGATATGTTTTGTAGTTTTGAATATTGTTTCCTATAGTTTTCCACATTCTTTGGAAAGTTACGGTACTTCCTGTAAAATGAATACCGGCAAGGTTTGGATCTTTTAATACTGGATTTCCAACCTCGGCACCTCTGCCGGGAATAAAATTGATAACGCCATCCGGGAGTCCTGCTTCTTTGAATAATTGCATCAGAAAATAAGCTGGATAGACTGCAGATGATGCTGGTTTCCAGAGAACCACATTACCCATAATTGCTGGTGCACTGGGTAGATTTCCGGCTATTGAGGTAAAATTGAAAGGAGTTACAGCAAATACAAAGCCTTCTAATGATCGATGCTGTAACGAATTCCAAACACCAGGCGAAGAATTTGGTTGCCGCTCATAAATCTGCATAGCATAGTAAGAGTTGAATCGGAAAAAATCAATTAATTCACATGCAGAATCAATTTCAGCTTGAAAAATATTTTTACTCTGAGTCAACATGGTAGCAGCATTAATAAGAGGACGATATTTGGTTGCTAACAATTCCGCTGCTCGCTGAAAAATAGCTATGCGATCTTCCCAAGGCATGTTTGCCCATTTTTCACTGACTTTCATAGCAGATTCAATTGCCATTTTAACTTCCTTTTCCCCGGCTTTATGGTACTTGCCAAGGGAATGTGAAAGATCATGTGGAATTTTGCATTCACCCATATTACCGGTTTTGATTTCTTTTCCACCAATAATAATTGGGATCTCAATCTTTTTGTTCTTCAACTCCTGAATTTTTTCCTTGATAAATTTCTTTTCTGCCGAACCTGCCCGATAAGATAAAATCGGTTCATTTTTGGGTATTGGAACTCTTAATTTTGCATTTGACATTCTTCCTCCGAAATTTAATTTGTAATTATTTTTTTGTAATTGTACTATATTTAATTTTGTTAATCAGATTTTTTTTGGTGCTTGTATCCTTTAGAAATTCATTCAACTCTTGAACAATTGTATCCATTTTTTCTGTGGAAAAATCTTTATCTTCCATTTGCTCTTCAAGGCTTCCCCAAACGGGTTCTCCACACATTACACAGACTATTCCTTTTCGGGAAAGAAATTCCTGCGCCCGTGGATATTTGTCCAATATTTCTTCTATCCACATATTTTTTAAAACTTCCATTAAAGTTTACTTCCTTTATATGCTTGATTTATCAATTTTCAACATTTACGATAATTGAAAACAATCTTTTTTAATGCTCACATCAATGTCAAGCAGTGTGGAAATTTTCGTTTTGGAATAAAATATCCGCGATATTTTTCTTTGCGTCTCTGCTAACCTGCTTTGAGTTTTTTTTAACGATTTCGACTTTTCGTTAAATTTGTTTCTGCATTTTATCAACAAAGGATGACATTTGTATTCGTTTGCCGTAACTTGTAAATAAAAAAAATAGGAGAAAACTTGTATTTAATCAGAAATATTTTGCTACCGGTTTCAAATAAGGCAGATTTAGATAATGCAATTTCCAAAAAAATTGGGATTCCATCAAAATACATCAGGAGTATCAAGACAATCCGTCGTTCGATTGATGCTCGAAAAAAAAATTATCTCAAATATAACTTCACGGTTAAAGCCGAAATAGATCTTAAAATTGAACCGAATAATGAAGTGCAGCCATATTCTGAATCCAAACCTTATCTTCAAAATACAACACAATTATCAAATCCTCATCCGTTTATTATTGGAGCAGGCCCTGCAGGGCTTTTCGCAGCCCTCTCGTTGGTAGAAAAAGGATTCCAACCCTACATTTATGAGCAAGGCGAAACAATTGATCTGAGGACAAAAAAAATAAAAAAATTTTGGGATAAAGGAATTCTGGACGAAAACAGCAATGTCCAATTTGGTGAAGGTGGTGCCGGAACATTTTCCGATGGAAAACTAACCGCGAGAACCAGAGATTTTTATACAAATCAAATTATTGAGTATCTTATCAAATTTGGCGCTGATCAATCAATACGTTACGAAGCTCTTCCGCATCTCGGAACAGATGGGCTTCGAAACATAATAATCAATCTGAGGAAATTTCTAATCTCAAAAGGCTGTAAATTTTTTTGGAACAGCAAGTTGGAAAATATTGAAATTGAGAATAACTATGTAAGAACCGTAACAATTAATAACGAAAAATACTCTCCTGAAATTCTCATCTTAGCAATCGGAAATTCTGCTCGTGATACTTTTTGTATGTTGAAAAATAAAATTGAAATGGAAAATAAATCTTTTGCTGTCGGCTTCCGAATAGAGCATTCACAGGAATTCATCAATAATGCTTTCTATGGTGAGAAAACCGACTTTTCACTTACCGGTCCGGCAACTTATCGTCTTACCGCAAAATATAAAAAAAGAGGAATTTATAGTTTCTGTATGTGCCCGGGGGGATTTATTGTGGCTGGATCTTCAGAGCAAAACAGTCTGGCACTAAATGGTATGAGCTACAAAAACAGGGATAATCCTTTTGCCAATAGTGCAATTGTGGTTACGGTTCACAAAAGTGATTTTGGTAACGGCATTCTTGCCGGAATGAAATTTCAACAGCAGATTGAAAAAAAATGTTATAACCATTCTAAGCCTTATTTTGCTCCATCTCAAAATGCGATTGATTTTGTACAGAGCACAATTTCTTCAAATCTTAAACAAACCGGATTTAGGCCGGGAGTGTTTTATCATAATCTTAACACAGTTTTTTCGGATAGCATCACTGAATCGCTAAAATTCGGTTTAACAACATTTAACAGAAGAATCCCCGGATTTATTGATAACGGATTGTTGCTTGCACCTGAGACCAGAACTTCATCCCCTGTCCGTTTAGTTAGAGAAAGGGAAACTTTTCGGGCAAATGAAATCACCAATCTTTTTCCAATCGGTGAAGGTTCCGGATATGCCGGCGGAATTATGAGCAGCGCTGCAGATGGGTATAAATGTGGTAACTTATTTTATTTGCGGTGATTTTTTGAATAGCAAAATCGTTATAATATAATAGTTTGGGGGAAAATATAAAAAAAAGTAAAACGAACAACAAGGTTTATGCGGGATTGTTAATTTTGTAAGGAATTGATAAACTGAACGGCTCTATCCACAGATTTGCCGTCATTAAAATAGAAACAATTATTCAATAATTCTCCGAATATTTTTTCATTATCAGAATTTTCCAGACTTTGTTTAACCATTTGTGCAATATTCTGAGAACCATTATAGATAGGCGTATGTTTCATTACA
Coding sequences within it:
- the pruA gene encoding L-glutamate gamma-semialdehyde dehydrogenase — its product is MSNAKLRVPIPKNEPILSYRAGSAEKKFIKEKIQELKNKKIEIPIIIGGKEIKTGNMGECKIPHDLSHSLGKYHKAGEKEVKMAIESAMKVSEKWANMPWEDRIAIFQRAAELLATKYRPLINAATMLTQSKNIFQAEIDSACELIDFFRFNSYYAMQIYERQPNSSPGVWNSLQHRSLEGFVFAVTPFNFTSIAGNLPSAPAIMGNVVLWKPASSAVYPAYFLMQLFKEAGLPDGVINFIPGRGAEVGNPVLKDPNLAGIHFTGSTVTFQRMWKTIGNNIQNYKTYPRIVGETGGKDFIFVHKSANVQQVKTAIIRAAFEYQGQKCSAASRAYIPENFWKALKEDLISTTKELKMGTVEDFTNFVNAVIDQAAFDSITEYINFAKDADDAEILAGGNYDDSKGYFIEPTIILTTNPKFKTIQEEIFGPVMTIYVYKENEYEENLHLCDETSPYALTGAIFANDRDAVLLAKEILQNAAGNFYINDKPTGAVVGQQPFGGARASGTNDKAGDMVNLLRWVSPRTIKETFNPPEDYKYPYMEEK
- a CDS encoding DUF1858 domain-containing protein → MEVLKNMWIEEILDKYPRAQEFLSRKGIVCVMCGEPVWGSLEEQMEDKDFSTEKMDTIVQELNEFLKDTSTKKNLINKIKYSTITKK